Genomic DNA from Caviibacter abscessus:
TACAACAGAACTTTATTTATTTGGAAGATTTACTGCAACTCTTATTGGGGTAATAGTGGCAGTATTGGTAGCTTGGACAATTAATGTTATGAAAGGATTAAAATAGAAATGAAAAAAAACATACTGTTTGTTTTAATGTCAATTATTTTATTCAGTTGTGGAATTAGCCCTGAAAAAACTGTTGATACATTTTTGGGAAGTGTTAAAGAAAAGAAAATAGAAGAAGCTATTAAATATACAGATGATGCTGAATTTGCGAAAAATTTAGAAATTAAATATGGTAATCAAATACAAGAAACATTCTTTAATGCTTTGTATAGAAATTTTAATTATGAAATTCTTAATGTTGCGGTTCAAGAAGATAAGAGTGTTATTGTAAATGTTTCAGTAGAAAATATTGATGTACAAAAAGTATTTCTTGAAGTGTTTCAATCAATGTTTAAAAAAGCATTTGAAGGAAATGCTGATGTTAAAATTGAAGATGAATTGTCTAAAGTACTTAAAAATCCCAATTTAGCAAAAATTAAAGTTGTGGATCAATATGTATTAGTAAAAAAATCAGGTAAGTATAAAATAAAGCTTACAAGTCATAATGTTGATAAAATCTTTGGAGGATATTATTCAACAATATCAAATTTAACAAATCTGGGAAGGTAATAAAGAATAATAATGAGTTCAAAAGTATTAATAGGAATAACAAAAAATGTTAGATTTGCAATAGCAGATACTACAGAAATAGGAAATAAAGCTTTAGAAAAATATCCTACAGAAGCATTTATGTGCAAAACAGAATTTGAGTTAATAACTATTGCTTCTTTATTATCAGGAAATGTTAAAGGGGATAACACAAAATACAGTATAGTTGTTAAAGGAGACAAACTATTAGGAAATTCCAAAGTTAGAAATGGTGCAAATGGGAAAATAATGTCAAGTAGCCGTTTTAATCCTGAACAATTAACAGAATTTTTAGATGCTATAAAAAATGAAAATATTGATAAATTTCATGAGTTATATACCATGGGTAAAGGTGTAGTATACTTTGAATCAGACTATGGTTTAAAATTCCCGTATGTAACGGAAATAGAACTTGAAGAAAATGATAGTATGACAAATGTAATAACTGATTTTTATGAAAGATCAGATCAAATACCTACTATCATATCTACATCTGTTTTAGAAAGTGAAGACAATAAAGATGTGTTATTTATGGGAGGTATATTAATACAATTATTGCCTAGCGGAGATAAAAAAGTATTAGAAAAACTTAGAAAAAAAATTGATATGATACATAGTGTACCTGTTTTATTAAAACATAATTTTTCACTTGAAAAAATTGCAGAAATACTTTTTGAAAATGTAGATAAAAGAACAAAAGCAAAAAATATTGAGGATTACAAAATACTTGAAATAAAGGATTTAGAATATACTTGTGATTGTTCTCGTGAAAAATTTCAAGATTTATTAACAAGAATAAGTACAAAAGATGAACTTCTAAATATGTTAAAAGAAGATGGGAAAATAGAAGCTGTTTGTAGTTTTTGTGAAAAACCATATATTTTTCTGGATTATAAAGAGTTTGAAAAGTCGTTAAATTAAGAAAGTTCAAGTTAAAATAAGGAGAAAATTTGTGAACGATATTTTATATGCAACGTTAGATAATGTAAATGTTATTAAAGTTTATGGGAAAGCAACTATGAAAAATAGTCAAGCTGTACTTGATTTATTTGAAAATTCAGATAAAATCGTTATGCTTGATTTAAGTGAAACAACATACATAGATAGTACATTTTTAGGATTAATTGCTAAATATACTATGGAATATATGCAAAAATATAGTGAATATTTAAGTATAATAAAGCCAACAGATGAAGTATTAACAGCATTAAAGCAAACGGGTATACTTAAATTTATAGTAATTATTAATGAACAGATTACTATAAATGGTGTTAAAGTAGAGAATAATAATTTTACAAATTCTAACATTCCAAAACATATATTGGAAATGCACGAAATATTAGCCGGTCTTAATGAAGAAAATGCAATAGTTTTTAATCCGGTAGTTGAACAATTAAGAAAAGTGGTGGAAAAATGAGAGTATGTGTAATATATGGTGGAATTTCAACAGAAAGAGAAGTTTCTATCAAAACAGGAATGGAGATTATAAAAGAACTGGATAAAAATAAGTACGAAGTTTTAGAGCTTAGAATAGATAAAAAAGAAGATATATTTAAAATTAAAGACATGAATGTTGATTTTGCATATATTGCATTACATGGAGCATTTGGAGAAGACGGAAGTGTTCAAACCATACTTGATACTATGGGAATAGCTTATAGTGGCTCAAAAGCTTTAACAAGTGCTATATGTATGGATAAGGAAGTTGCAAAAAGAATAGTTGAAAGCCATGGTATAAGAACAGCTAAATATGTGTTAATAAGAAAAGGTGAAAGTTTTGAATATCCAAAACATTTAGGTAATAAGGTTATAGTAAAACCTAATAGCGGTGGTTCAAGCATAGGTATAAGTTTTGCTACAAATTTACAAGAACTTGAAAAAGCTTTGGAAGAAGTATTTAAAATTGATAATGAAGCATTAGTTGAAGAAGTTATTGAAGGAATAGAAATATCAGTTCCTATAATTAATGGGAAAGTTTATTCTCCAGTTAGAATAGATGCACTAAAGTCAACTTTTTTTGATTATAATTCAAAATATGATAAAGATGGTGCAAATGAGTATGTATATTTCTTTGAAGAAAAAGTTCAAAAAGAAATAAATAAATTTACTGAAAAAATATATTATGCAGTTAAATGTAAGGGATACGCAAGAATAGATTACCTTATTAAAGACAATAAAGCATATATGATAGAGATAAATACTTTACCTGGCATGACAAGTACAAGTTTATTACCTAAGAGTTTAGCATATTCTGGATATAGTTATTCACAGATATTAGATCTTTTAATAGAGGTAAGTAAATGAAAAAAATAAGAAGATTATTTTATGAAATAGAATACTTTGATGCAAAATATCCATATTTTAAATACATAATTTTAACAATATTATTAATTTATGTTTTTAGAGGCAGTAAATTTACAGAAACATTAATTACAATTATAGTATTAATAATAAGTGTAATTTTGCATGAAATTTCACATGGTTATGTTGCATACTTATTTGGCGATGATACAGCAAAAAGAGCAGGAAGATTAAGTCTTAATCCTTTAAATCACGTGGATTTAGCAGGATTATTATTACCTGTTACTTTAATAATTTTAAGATCTCCTATAATAATTGGTAGTGCAAAACCTGTACCTGTTAATTATTATGCTTTAAGTAGAAAAAAATATGCTGTATTTTTTGTAAGTATAGCGGGAATATTATGTAATTTATTATTAGCGATACTTGGTTTTATTTTATTTAAAAATATAACGTTTATACAAGGAACTTTTTTTGGAGAAATTTTAATAGCATTTACAATTCAAAATTTAGTTCTTGTAGCATTTAATTTATTGCCATTACCACCACTTGATGGAAGTAAGATACTTCTTCAATTTATACCAAAACTATATGGTAAAATCTATTATTTCTTAGAATCAAATACTATAATTTCATTTATTTTGCTATATCTTGTATTAAGATATACAGATATATTTGATAGAATTTATTATTTCCTTTTATATTTGATAATATAATGAAAATAATTGAAAAAGAAGAAATAATAGAATTTGTTGAAAAAAAGTCTAAATTTATAGGGTATATAAAGCCTGTAAAAAGTGTAAAAGAGGCTCGTGAATATATTGAAAGTATTAGACAAAAACATAGTGATGCCACTCATAATGTTCCGCTTTATAGAGTTATAGAAAATAAAGTAGAATATTTTAAATATAGTGATGACAATGAACCAAATAATACTGCCGGAAAACCAATGGCGGATATAGTTGAGAGAAAAGAAATATATAATATAGCTATGGTTGCAACAAGATATTTTGGTGGAGTTAAACTTGGTGCGGGAGGACTTATAAGAGCATATGCAAATGTTGCAAAGTTACTTATAAACAAAGTTAAAATTGAAGAGTATGTTGAAAGATTTTATGTGATATTATTATTTGAATATTCAAATTTATCACATATTGAAAGAATAATATCTAGTAATAATATGGAAATTATAGAAAAAAGTTACTTAGATAAAATTAGTTTTAAGTTATTTATTACCAAACAGGAAATAGAACTCTTTAAAGTAGTAAATAATATAGATATAGTTGAACTATAAGAAAGGAGTTCTATGAGAAGACAGATAGTTGCAATTGTTGGAAGACCTAATGTTGGTAAATCAACATTATTTAATAAATTAATAGGTGATAGGGTTTCAATAGTAAATAATGAGCCTGGGGTTACAAGAGACAGACTTTATAGAAATATTGAATGGTTATCTAAAGAATTTGTGCTAGTTGATACAGGTGGATTAGAACCAAGAAGTAACGACTTTATGCTAAAAAAAATTAAAGAACAAGCATATGTTGCTATTGATGAAGCAGATGTTATTATATTTGTTGTTGATGGTAAAGCAGGAATTACAGGGCTTGATGAAGAAATTGCAAGTATACTTAGAAAACAAGATAAAAAGGTAATAGTAGCTGTAAATAAAATAGATAATTATTTAAAAGATAAAGATAATATTTTTGAATTTTACGCACTAGGTTTTGAAACAGTTTTAGGAATATCGGCAGAGCATAAATCAAATTTTGGAGATATGCTTGATGTGGTTGTTTCTAAATTTGATTCAAATAAAACAGATAATATTGAAGAAGGACTTAAAATAGCAGTTTTAGGAAGACCAAATGCAGGGAAGTCATCATTTGTTAATAAAATTTTAAATAAAGAAAGAAGTATAGTAAGTGATATAGCCGGAACAACAAGAGATAGTATAGATTCAAGTTTTAAGTATAACTCAAAACCATATACAATAATAGATACGGCAGGAATTAGAAAAAAATCAAAACTAGAGGACAGTATTGAATATTACAGCGTATTAAGAGCCGTAAAGGCAATTGATAGAGCAGATGTTTGTATACTTATGTTAGATAGTACAGAGCTTGTGACAGAACAGGATAAAAGAGTTGCAGGACTTATTTTTGAGGCTAAAAAGCCAATTATAATTGCTATTAACAAATGGGATTTAGTAGAAAAAGATAATAATACAGTTAAAGAATTTACAGATAAAGTTAAAGCTGAAATGCCATTTCTTGATTATGCACCAGTAATAACAATATCTGCACTTACAGGAAAAAGAACACTTGATGTAATAAATCTTGTTTCTGATATTAATGAAGAGTATAATAAAAAGATATCAACAGGAATTTTAAACCAAGTTCTTGCAGATATGATAGCACAAAATCCTGTTCCAACAAGAAAAGGTAGAGCGGTAAAAATAAATTATGCTACACAAGTTGGAGTTGCTCCACCTAAATTTGTATTTTTCTCAAATAATCCGGAATTAGTTCATTTTTCATATAAAAGATATATTGAAAATAAATTAAGAGAATATTTTGGATACGAAGGTTGTCCGTTAGATATAGTATTTAATAAGAAAAATGAGGATAGATATTAATGAGACTTTTAATACAAAGAGTAGACTATGCAGATATATTAATAAATAATACTGAAAAAAGAAATATAAAAAAAGGTTTATTAGTATATGTTGGAGTAAAAAAAGAAGAAAGCCAAGATAGAGTTTTAAAAGCTGTTGATAAATTATTAAAACTTGGTTTTTTTGAAAATGAAGAGGGGAAATTAAAGAAAAGCATAGTTGATATATCTGGAGACATATTGGTAGTTCCAAATTTTTCTTTATATGCAACCTCAAAAAAAGGAAAAACTTTAAGTTTTGATGGAAGTGCTAATTTTGAATATGCAAATAAGATATATGATGAATTTATAGAAAAACTAAAATCACAATATAAAAATATTGTTACCGGAGAATTTAAAACACAAATGGATACAATTTCAAAATCAAATGGACCTGTTAATGTAATCCTTGATTTTTAGGAGATTTATATATGAAAAAAATTAAAATCATGATATTATTTATTTTCCTTATAACATCAATAACAACAACTTTTGCAGATACGAATAATTGCAGTGGTATAGATTGTTTAATAAATGAAGCACAGCAAGAAGAACCTGATAATTTTGATAAGGAATATGTGCATGATGAGGCATATATACAATTAAAGCAATATGAATTGGTTGACAGTTTATCAAATGCTTATGAACAAATTGATAATTTAATATTATATAATGAGCTTATGAATAGTTTTTCAGATTGGAAAGGTACAAAATACCAATGGGGTGGCGATTCAAAGTCAGGTATAGATTGTTCAGCACTTACAAGAAGAGTGTATAGAGAAGTATTTGGATATGAGTTACCAAGAGTTAGTGTGGATCAAGCAAAACAAGGTAAAATTGTTAGTAGAGCTAATTTGAAACCTGGAGATGTGCTATTTTTCAGACCGGAAAATAGAGTAAACCATACAGCGGTTTATGTAGGTAATTCCTTGTTTATAAATGCATCATCTTCACAAGGCGTAATTTTATCAAGTTTAGATAATAAATATTGGGGAAAATATTTTAAATATGGAGTGAGAATAGAAAAGGCTAGAGATACAACAAGTAAATAAAAACATCTTGACAAATATATTTTAAATTTTATATAATAGTTTGTATTATATGTAATTGAATGAAAGGAGTTCCTTAGAATGGCAGTACCAAAGAAGAGAACCTCTAAAGCAAAAAGAAATATGAGAAGATCACATGATGGAATATCAGCACCAGCAATTATTGTTGAAGCAGATGGAACAGTAAGAAGACCACATAGATTAAATTTAGAAACTGGGCTATATAGAGGAAGACAAATAATAACAGAAAAAGAAGAAAAAACTGAAGAATAATTAATCCTATCCCTATTGGGTTAGGATTTTTCTTTAATGGAGAATTTTATGGAAAAAAAATATCTTTTATTTTTAGGATGGATAGTGTTTTTCTGTGCATTTATAACAGAATTTATACAAAAATATTTTTATTTGGACACTCATTTATATTTTTTTTATACGCCACTATATATCTTAGCGTATGCTGTTATAGGTTTACCTATTTTAATAAAAGCATATATAAGTATAGAGAAAAAAGATTATTTCAGTGAATATATATTAATGACTATATCAACTATTGCTGCGTTTATAATAGGGGCCTTTGAAGAGTCAAGTGCTGTTATGGTTTTTTATACAATGGGAGAATACTTTTTGGAAAATTCAAAAAGATTGTCAAATAAAAATATAGAAAATTTGTTAAAATTTAAAGTTAAAACAGTAGATAAAATAAATAATAAAAATAGTGAAAATATTTTGGTTGAAAAAATAAAAAAAGGTGATGAAATAATAGTAAAAGTTGGTGAGCAAATACCTATTGACGGTTTTGTTATAAACCAAGGTGGATATATAAATCAGGCAGTTTTAAGTGGAGAATCAAAACCTAAGGAAGTTGTGACTGGAGATATTGTATATGCCGGCAGTATAAATTTAACAAATATATTAAAAATTAAAGTTATTAATGAATATACAGATTCTACGTTATACAAATTATATTTACTTACAAAAGAATCACTTAATAAAAAGACTAAAGTTGATGAGTTTATAACAAGTTTTGCTAAATGGTATACCCCTATAGTAATCTTATTATCCATCTTAATACTTATCATTCCAACACTTTTTTTTCAAAATGTTGATGTTGAAAAATCTATATATAACAGCATAGTTTTATTAATAGTAGCTTGTCCTTGTGCATTGGTTTTAGCTATACCTCTTACTTATGTTAATGCAATAACTAATTTGGCAAAAGAGGGAATACATATAAAAAATATAAATATATTTGATAAAATTTTAAAAATCAATACGCTATATTTAGATAAAACTGGAACTTTAACAACGGGACAATTTGAAATATCTAAAATAGAAGTGACAAATGAAGAAATACTTGAGTATATATATGTATTGCAAAAATATTCAAATCACCCTATATCAAAAAGTATAGTCAAATATTTAAAATATATAAAAACTGATAAGACTATAATAAATTATGAAGAAATATCAGGATTAGGTTTAAGAGCTACAATTGATAATCATAATGTA
This window encodes:
- a CDS encoding Hsp33 family molecular chaperone HslO is translated as MSSKVLIGITKNVRFAIADTTEIGNKALEKYPTEAFMCKTEFELITIASLLSGNVKGDNTKYSIVVKGDKLLGNSKVRNGANGKIMSSSRFNPEQLTEFLDAIKNENIDKFHELYTMGKGVVYFESDYGLKFPYVTEIELEENDSMTNVITDFYERSDQIPTIISTSVLESEDNKDVLFMGGILIQLLPSGDKKVLEKLRKKIDMIHSVPVLLKHNFSLEKIAEILFENVDKRTKAKNIEDYKILEIKDLEYTCDCSREKFQDLLTRISTKDELLNMLKEDGKIEAVCSFCEKPYIFLDYKEFEKSLN
- a CDS encoding STAS domain-containing protein, with the protein product MNDILYATLDNVNVIKVYGKATMKNSQAVLDLFENSDKIVMLDLSETTYIDSTFLGLIAKYTMEYMQKYSEYLSIIKPTDEVLTALKQTGILKFIVIINEQITINGVKVENNNFTNSNIPKHILEMHEILAGLNEENAIVFNPVVEQLRKVVEK
- a CDS encoding D-alanine--D-alanine ligase, translating into MRVCVIYGGISTEREVSIKTGMEIIKELDKNKYEVLELRIDKKEDIFKIKDMNVDFAYIALHGAFGEDGSVQTILDTMGIAYSGSKALTSAICMDKEVAKRIVESHGIRTAKYVLIRKGESFEYPKHLGNKVIVKPNSGGSSIGISFATNLQELEKALEEVFKIDNEALVEEVIEGIEISVPIINGKVYSPVRIDALKSTFFDYNSKYDKDGANEYVYFFEEKVQKEINKFTEKIYYAVKCKGYARIDYLIKDNKAYMIEINTLPGMTSTSLLPKSLAYSGYSYSQILDLLIEVSK
- a CDS encoding site-2 protease family protein, with the translated sequence MKKIRRLFYEIEYFDAKYPYFKYIILTILLIYVFRGSKFTETLITIIVLIISVILHEISHGYVAYLFGDDTAKRAGRLSLNPLNHVDLAGLLLPVTLIILRSPIIIGSAKPVPVNYYALSRKKYAVFFVSIAGILCNLLLAILGFILFKNITFIQGTFFGEILIAFTIQNLVLVAFNLLPLPPLDGSKILLQFIPKLYGKIYYFLESNTIISFILLYLVLRYTDIFDRIYYFLLYLII
- a CDS encoding IMPACT family protein — its product is MKIIEKEEIIEFVEKKSKFIGYIKPVKSVKEAREYIESIRQKHSDATHNVPLYRVIENKVEYFKYSDDNEPNNTAGKPMADIVERKEIYNIAMVATRYFGGVKLGAGGLIRAYANVAKLLINKVKIEEYVERFYVILLFEYSNLSHIERIISSNNMEIIEKSYLDKISFKLFITKQEIELFKVVNNIDIVEL
- the der gene encoding ribosome biogenesis GTPase Der; protein product: MRRQIVAIVGRPNVGKSTLFNKLIGDRVSIVNNEPGVTRDRLYRNIEWLSKEFVLVDTGGLEPRSNDFMLKKIKEQAYVAIDEADVIIFVVDGKAGITGLDEEIASILRKQDKKVIVAVNKIDNYLKDKDNIFEFYALGFETVLGISAEHKSNFGDMLDVVVSKFDSNKTDNIEEGLKIAVLGRPNAGKSSFVNKILNKERSIVSDIAGTTRDSIDSSFKYNSKPYTIIDTAGIRKKSKLEDSIEYYSVLRAVKAIDRADVCILMLDSTELVTEQDKRVAGLIFEAKKPIIIAINKWDLVEKDNNTVKEFTDKVKAEMPFLDYAPVITISALTGKRTLDVINLVSDINEEYNKKISTGILNQVLADMIAQNPVPTRKGRAVKINYATQVGVAPPKFVFFSNNPELVHFSYKRYIENKLREYFGYEGCPLDIVFNKKNEDRY
- the dtd gene encoding D-aminoacyl-tRNA deacylase, with the translated sequence MRLLIQRVDYADILINNTEKRNIKKGLLVYVGVKKEESQDRVLKAVDKLLKLGFFENEEGKLKKSIVDISGDILVVPNFSLYATSKKGKTLSFDGSANFEYANKIYDEFIEKLKSQYKNIVTGEFKTQMDTISKSNGPVNVILDF
- a CDS encoding C40 family peptidase, giving the protein MKKIKIMILFIFLITSITTTFADTNNCSGIDCLINEAQQEEPDNFDKEYVHDEAYIQLKQYELVDSLSNAYEQIDNLILYNELMNSFSDWKGTKYQWGGDSKSGIDCSALTRRVYREVFGYELPRVSVDQAKQGKIVSRANLKPGDVLFFRPENRVNHTAVYVGNSLFINASSSQGVILSSLDNKYWGKYFKYGVRIEKARDTTSK
- the rpmF gene encoding 50S ribosomal protein L32; this encodes MAVPKKRTSKAKRNMRRSHDGISAPAIIVEADGTVRRPHRLNLETGLYRGRQIITEKEEKTEE
- a CDS encoding heavy metal translocating P-type ATPase produces the protein MEKKYLLFLGWIVFFCAFITEFIQKYFYLDTHLYFFYTPLYILAYAVIGLPILIKAYISIEKKDYFSEYILMTISTIAAFIIGAFEESSAVMVFYTMGEYFLENSKRLSNKNIENLLKFKVKTVDKINNKNSENILVEKIKKGDEIIVKVGEQIPIDGFVINQGGYINQAVLSGESKPKEVVTGDIVYAGSINLTNILKIKVINEYTDSTLYKLYLLTKESLNKKTKVDEFITSFAKWYTPIVILLSILILIIPTLFFQNVDVEKSIYNSIVLLIVACPCALVLAIPLTYVNAITNLAKEGIHIKNINIFDKILKINTLYLDKTGTLTTGQFEISKIEVTNEEILEYIYVLQKYSNHPISKSIVKYLKYIKTDKTIINYEEISGLGLRATIDNHNVLIGNRKLMVKNNISVKDNGSIYVAIDNVIVGNIYVFDKLKNDSIEAIDMIRSSGIKEISMLTGDNKEQVEKIKKSIHLDNYFYELLPEQKLKLMENKDIIFVGDGINDAPAIAKASVGIAMGISGSDMAIESADVVFNNESLKGVAYLKNISKEIKSIIYQNISIIIFVKAIIIILGMLGSAKLWLAVFGDVGVSFVAMLNIKRMKKFR